The following proteins are encoded in a genomic region of Hippocampus zosterae strain Florida chromosome 2, ASM2543408v3, whole genome shotgun sequence:
- the nalf1a gene encoding NALCN channel auxiliary factor 1, with protein sequence MTRGAGTCWHQDDDDGGFQIWLEPPRDNQKPFTDSERAQRWRLSLASLLFLTILLSDHLWFCAEAKLARTRDKLGSSSLLYPRTHSAHSSLRENPLAIFVGNSSKHLWRLETCHTDTLSNTCLTFADADHLCRGLSAKEGTPAVNMSDLYLSFCNSYSLLDLFGGSTSPDNLNCSLDVLGDGDATRCSLCVQAYQRYDQHAQEKYDDFELLTRKYEPTEYSVRTCMEQCKTAYKPWLCAQYFPTMQQSCQRKVSCHQYCLEVQQSCPFILPDNDDLIHGGSPSFICTGLLREHPSESKAECCDVRWDSNMDGPSGETLKRTASSCRPKGASVTSTATPRLCSGRLKICLLALVLLHTVIIISASHNSTLAGTAVTLSPEKSED encoded by the exons ATGACCAGGGGTGCTGGGACGTGTTGGCACCAAGATGATGACGATGGCGGCTTCCAAATCTGGCTAGAACCCCCGCGCGACAACCAAAAGCCATTCACCGACTCCGAGAGGGCGCAGAGATGGCGACTGTCCTTGGCATCCCTCTTGTTTCTCACCATCCTCCTCTCTGATCACCTGTGGTTCTGCGCCGAGGCCAAACTGGCCAGGACCCGGGACAAGTTGGGATCCTCCAGCCTCCTCTACCCCCGGACCCATTCAGCACATAGCAgcctcagagaaaacccactcgcTATTTTTGTAGGAAACTCGAGCAAACATTTGTGGCGGCTGGAAACTTGCCACACGGACACTTTGTCAAACACCTGCTTGACTTTCGCCGACGCCGACCATTTGTGCAGGGGCCTCTCCGCTAAGGAGGGCACGCCGGCGGTCAACATGAGCGATTTGTACCTCTCCTTTTGTAACTCCTACTCGCTGCTGGATTTGTTCGGCGGCTCGACCAGTCCGGACAATTTGAACTGCAGCCTGGACGTGCTCGGCGACGGCGACGCGACCCGATGCAGCCTGTGCGTGCAGGCGTACCAGCGCTACGACCAGCACGCCCAGGAGAAGTACGACGACTTTGAGCTCCTCACGAGGAAATACGAGCCGACCGAGTATTCTGTAAGGACGTGCATGGAGCAGTGCAAG ACGGCCTACAAACCGTGGCTGTGCGCTCAGTATTTCCCCACCATGCAGCAGTCGTGTCAAAGAAAGGTATCGTGCCACCAGTACTGCTTGGAGGTCCAGCAGAGCTGCCCGTTCATCCTGCCGGACAACGACGACTTGATCCACGGCGGCAGCCCCAGTTTCATCTGCACAG GACTCTTGAGAGAGCATCCATCAGAGAGCAAGGCGGAGTGCTGCGACGTCCGATGGGACTCCAACATGGACGGCCCCTCGGGCGAGACGCTAAAAAGGACTGCCTCCTCCTGCCGGCCCAAGGGGGCCTCGGTCACCTCCACCGCAACCCCGAGACTGTGCAGCGGGCGGCTGAAGATCTGCTTGCTGGCACTCGTCCTCCTGCACACCGTCATCATCATCTCGGCCTCCCATAACTCGACTTTGGCGGGCACGGCCGTCACCTTGTCACCGGAGAAGAGCGAGGATTGA
- the lig4 gene encoding DNA ligase 4, which translates to MEGPSENTAGDQPPIVAAQVPFLHLCNTLEKIQKSKLRPEKSKTLGDFIASWRTFHAALHKDDPKTTDSFYPAMRLIVPSFERERMAYGIKENMLAKLYIDVLCLPKNGPEANKLLNYRTPTASQGESGDFAGMAYFVLKKRCAGQGKLSIKEVNDFLDSVALNNASKKKDLVRSGLLHLITQSSALEQKWLIRMILKDMKLGVSKETVLQVFHPDAAELYNVTTDLDKVCRQLHDPSVSLSEVSIGLFSAFKPMLAAVANIGGVEKQMANGPFYIETKLDGERVQLHKDGDVYKYFSRNAFDYTQQFGGSPRQGSLTPHIHGVFRSHVVNCILDGEMMAYDPSAKTFMQKGSKFDIKRLADDSELQTCFCVFDVLLVNSRKLGAETLKKRDEILRTIFTPLTGRIHLVAKTEARTAQDVVNSLNDAIDQREEGIMVKDPRSVYKPDKRGEGWLKIKPEYVGGLMDELDVLIVGGYWGKGKRAGMMSHFLCAVAEAPAPGDRPSVFHTLCRIGSGYTMKELYELGLKLAKHWKVYRKNDPPADILCAGEKPEVYIEPRNSVILQVKAAEIVASDVYKTNCTLRFPRIEKIRHDKEWHQCITLDELERLRGKASGKLASRHLCIGAAADPPRKRPKRPAGSKKALGELFKPQDLSGVTKETDIFEDVEFCILNGTDDHPKAELEKAVARCGGFVVQNPGPETYCVIAGLENARVRNLILSDRHDVVRAPWLVECLERKRVLAWQPRHMIHMSPSTKERFAEAYDGYGDGYFLDTDERQLREAFGRAGGAGGLVAVDVGRVEERYGWGDLPTSMFRPFRVYMDRYADADEPAGVISASVLDIRALEFRYHGGAVVEKLEEGVSHVVVTAESGLERLRGLRRGFRKKFKIVRDSWVTDSIRAGRLMNDDNYLV; encoded by the exons ATGGAGGGGCCGTCGGAAAACACCGCGGGCGATCAACCGCCGATCGTCGCCGCTCAAGTCCCCTTCCTTCACCTGTGCAATACTTTAGAAAAAATCCAGAAATCGAAACTGCGCCCAGAAAAGTCCAAGACCCTCGGGGATTTCATCGCGTCATGGAGAACGTTCCACGCCGCCCTGCATAAGGATGATCCCAAAACAACCGACTCTTTCTACCCGGCGATGCGTCTCATCGTTCCCTCATTCGAGCGCGAGCGAATGGCTTACGGCATCAAAGAAAACATGCTCGCTAAACTTTACATCGACGTATTATGCCTCCCGAAAAACGGTCCCGAAGCCAACAAGCTCTTGAACTACCGCACACCGACCGCGTCTCAAGGGGAATCCGGAGACTTTGCCGGCATGGCGTACTTTGTGCTGAAGAAGCGCTGCGCCGGTCAGGGGAAGCTCAGCATCAAGGAGGTCAACGATTTTCTCGACTCGGTTGCGCTCAACAACGCGAGCAAGAAGAAAGACCTCGTGAGAAGCGGCCTGCTGCACCTCATCACGCAGAGCTCGGCCCTTGAGCAAAAATGGCTGATCCGAATGATCCTGAAGGACATGAAGCTCGGCGTGAGCAAGGAAACGGTCCTTCAAGTCTTCCACCCGGATGCCGCCGAGCTCTACAACGTGACCACGGATTTGGACAAAGTGTGCCGGCAGCTCCACGATCCTTCGGTGTCTCTGAGCGAAGTTTCCATCGGACTTTTCTCCGCCTTCAAACCCATGTTGGCCGCCGTGGCGAACATCGGCGGCGTCGAGAAGCAGATGGCGAACGGGCCTTTTTACATCGAAACCAAGCTGGACGGGGAACGCGTACAACTCCACAAAGATGGCGACGTGTACAAGTACTTCAGTCGCAACGCCTTCGACTACACGCAGCAGTTCGGCGGCTCGCCGCGCCAGGGTTCGCTGACGCCGCACATCCACGGCGTCTTCCGGAGCCACGTCGTCAATTGCATCCTGGACGGGGAGATGATGGCTTACGACCCGAGCGCCAAGACTTTCATGCAGAAAGGGAGCAAATTCGACATCAAGAGACTGGCGGACGATTCCGAGTTGCAGACTTGCTTCTGCGTCTTCGACGTGCTCTTGGTCAACTCCCGGAAGCTCGGCGCGGAAACGCTGAAGAAGCGCGATGAGATCCTGCGGACGATTTTCACACCGCTGACCGGACGCATCCACTTGGTGGCCAAAACGGAAGCCCGGACGGCGCAGGACGTGGTGAATTCCCTCAACGACGCCATCGACCAGCGAGAAGAAGGCATCATGGTGAAGGATCCTCGCTCCGTCTACAAACCGGACAAGCGAGGCGAAGGCTGGCTGAAGATCAAACCGGAATACGTGGGGGGCCTGATGGACGAGCTGGACGTTCTGATCGTCGGCGGCTACTGGGGGAAAGGGAAGAGGGCCGGCATGATGTCCCATTTCCTGTGCGCCGTGGCGGAAGCTCCGGCGCCCGGCGATAGACCTTCGGTTTTCCACACGCTCTGTCGCATCGGCTCCGGCTACACCATGAAGGAACTGTACGAGCTGGGCTTGAAGCTGGCCAAGCACTGGAAGGTCTACCGCAAAAACGACCCGCCGGCCGACATCCTGTGCGCCGGCGAGAAACCCGAGGTGTACATCGAGCCTCGCAACTCGGTCATCCTTCAGGTGAAGGCGGCCGAGATCGTCGCCAGCGACGTGTACAAAACCAACTGCACCCTGCGCTTCCCGAGGATCGAGAAGATCCGCCACGACAAGGAGTGGCACCAGTGCATCACCCTGGACGAGTTGGAGCGGCTGCGCGGGAAGGCCTCGGGGAAACTGGCCTCGCGACACCTTTGcatcggcgccgccgccgacccgCCGAGAAAAAGACCCAAGCGGCCCGCCGGATCCAAGAAGGCGCTCGGTGAACTCTTCAAGCCGCAGGATCTCTCCGGGGTCACCAAGGAGACGGACATCTTTGAGGACGTGGAGTTCTGCATCCTCAACGGGACCGACGATCACCCCAAGGCCGAGTTGGAGAAAGCCgtggccag GTGCGGCGGTTTCGTCGTTCAGAACCCGGGGCCGGAAACCTACTGCGTCATAGCCGGACTGGAGAACGCGCGGGTGAGGAATCTGATTTTGTCCGACCGGCACGACGTGGTGCGGGCCCCCTGGCTGGTGGAGTGTCTGGAGCGGAAGCGGGTGCTGGCGTGGCAGCCGCGCCACATGATCCACATGTCGCCCTCCACCAAGGAACGCTTCGCCGAGGCCTACGACGGCTACGGCGACGGCTACTTCCTGGACACGGACGAACGGCAGCTGCGGGAAGCGTTCGGCCGCGCGGGAGGGGCGGGCGGCCTGGTGGCCGTCGACGTCGGCCGAGTCGAGGAGCGTTACGGCTGGGGCGACCTTCCCACCAGTATGTTCAGACCTTTCAGGGTTTACATGGACCGCTACGCCGACGCGGACGAGCCCGCCGGCGTCATTTCCGCAAGCGTGTTGGATATCAGGGCCCTGGAGTTTCGTTACCACGGAGGCGCAGTGGTCGAGAAGTTGGAGGAAGGCGTGTCGCACGTGGTCGTTACGGCCGAAAGCGGACTGGAGCGTTTGAGGGGATTGAGGCGCGGCTTTCGAAAGAAGTTCAAAATCGTCAGAGATTCTTGGGTGACGGACTCGATCCGAGCGGGACGCTTGATGAACGACGACAACTATTTAGTCTGA